One Eubacteriales bacterium mix99 genomic window carries:
- a CDS encoding Rrf2 family transcriptional regulator: MRISAKGRYALAAMIRMAEKYNSGEYITVISISEKLGISKIYLEQVFSLLKRGGIVRSIKGAQGGYQLMRMPGQITVLDVLSAVELSLFEPAEDTVQEKAPDIEAAMRYSAFDVLDSTIRDTLGRITLYDLVVEAEKHKKGQGYMFYI; the protein is encoded by the coding sequence ATGAGAATTTCAGCAAAGGGCCGCTATGCGCTTGCCGCCATGATCCGTATGGCCGAAAAGTACAACAGCGGCGAATATATTACCGTCATCAGCATTTCGGAAAAGCTGGGGATTTCCAAAATTTATCTGGAACAGGTTTTTTCCCTTTTGAAAAGAGGCGGCATTGTCCGTTCCATAAAAGGTGCCCAGGGCGGGTACCAGCTGATGCGGATGCCGGGGCAGATCACCGTTCTGGACGTTTTATCCGCAGTGGAGCTGTCCCTGTTTGAACCGGCGGAGGACACCGTACAGGAGAAGGCTCCGGATATTGAGGCAGCCATGCGGTATTCTGCGTTTGATGTGCTGGACAGTACCATCCGGGATACGCTGGGCCGGATCACACTGTATGATCTGGTTGTGGAGGCAGAGAAGCACAAAAAAGGCCAGGGATATATGTTCTATATCTGA
- a CDS encoding endospore germination permease yields MEKARISGPQFLFTIACFLQASSFLTQFVVDVAKQDSWIAILSGIVCFLPVLWVYRTLMVRFPDKNLLQIFEEVYGRVVGKILGLLYVWYFITLTSLNLADLGGITRSAVMEMTPTVVLLVMCVIVSSWAVRFGIRVVTRYSFLFSILSVLILTASVLLLMDQMNLQNFLPMLDQPVMKYVQGIHVITTIPFGELVALLMITPNLQLSGKEVSKYLFLGFLMGGIFFLITMMRDIAVLGNTMNLFSFPSLMAFRLINLGEALSRMEILFVIALVLLLFFKVTFLQYVSVAAVAQLTETRSFRHLALAVGALIAVCGLTMHQPSEVQYAVTGYESTPIVWTFFEIFIPFLTYLLAKLRKLPKTDGKKPAAKGKRCRT; encoded by the coding sequence ATGGAAAAGGCCCGGATTTCCGGCCCGCAGTTCCTTTTCACGATTGCCTGCTTCCTGCAGGCTTCTTCGTTTCTGACCCAGTTCGTTGTGGATGTGGCAAAGCAGGATTCCTGGATTGCCATTCTGTCCGGAATTGTGTGTTTCCTTCCTGTCCTGTGGGTGTACCGGACCTTGATGGTAAGGTTTCCGGATAAAAATCTGCTTCAGATCTTTGAGGAAGTATATGGACGGGTGGTGGGGAAAATTCTGGGATTGCTTTATGTCTGGTACTTTATCACACTAACTTCCCTGAATCTTGCTGATCTGGGTGGAATTACAAGGTCTGCTGTGATGGAAATGACGCCCACGGTTGTGCTGCTTGTAATGTGTGTGATCGTTTCGAGCTGGGCAGTCCGGTTTGGCATTCGGGTGGTTACGCGGTACAGCTTTCTGTTTTCCATTCTGTCCGTCCTTATATTGACTGCTTCCGTACTGCTGCTGATGGATCAGATGAATCTGCAGAATTTTCTGCCTATGCTGGATCAGCCGGTTATGAAATATGTACAGGGCATTCATGTCATTACCACAATTCCCTTCGGTGAGCTGGTGGCACTTCTGATGATTACGCCCAATCTTCAATTATCCGGGAAGGAGGTTTCCAAATACCTTTTCCTCGGCTTTCTCATGGGCGGAATCTTCTTTTTGATCACTATGATGCGTGACATTGCAGTGCTGGGCAACACGATGAATCTGTTTTCGTTCCCCTCCCTGATGGCATTCCGGCTGATCAATTTGGGCGAAGCCTTAAGCCGCATGGAAATTCTGTTTGTCATCGCACTGGTTTTGCTGCTGTTTTTCAAGGTTACTTTTTTGCAGTATGTTTCGGTGGCAGCCGTTGCGCAGCTCACGGAAACCAGATCCTTCCGCCATCTTGCGCTGGCCGTCGGCGCGCTGATAGCTGTCTGCGGGCTCACGATGCACCAGCCATCTGAGGTGCAGTATGCCGTCACCGGTTATGAAAGCACACCGATTGTCTGGACGTTCTTTGAAATTTTTATACCGTTCCTGACGTATCTTCTGGCCAAATTGAGAAAGCTGCCCAAAACGGACGGGAAAAAGCCTGCGGCAAAGGGGAAGAGGTGCAGGACATGA
- a CDS encoding Ger(x)C family spore germination protein: MTVSGMRFRRTRFRRITAAVLLSFLIPAALSGCWDSRELNELFIVTGVSLDKADNSDEMNIAFQIGKPEAKGSVAPGGGGSTEEKPTLLVRSTSDTVSGAVLDIDRDSSRTLMLDHNQAVLIGSDLAKQGGIRDHLDLFLRDEETRMEALIMVVDGHAEKLLTADTGEDRISGVYLWRMMEKLSQTSPYYHVRLKDFVSRLLEQATSPVAPVVTLTRMNDKDRIKIVGLAVFKGDRVIGRLDNQNVPGYLWAMGDVKRGRFKTRSESGTAEIEITNLDCKRDVTLREDGSVQVKLNVDASAIVGELKGFQGFTPDGLMTYLMAASRNEIRNAIVNTFDIVRDLNSDIYGIGMSVYRKYPREWRKMKKQWDKIFPETELDVKVRVRIPSTGQVVESLEMGVDQN; the protein is encoded by the coding sequence ATGACGGTATCAGGGATGCGATTTCGGCGAACACGATTCCGGCGCATTACAGCAGCTGTTCTGCTGAGCTTTTTGATCCCTGCAGCTTTATCCGGCTGTTGGGACAGCCGGGAGCTGAATGAGCTGTTCATTGTCACCGGTGTCTCATTGGACAAGGCGGATAACAGCGACGAGATGAATATTGCCTTTCAGATCGGAAAACCGGAAGCCAAGGGATCCGTAGCGCCCGGCGGCGGCGGGTCCACTGAGGAAAAGCCAACATTGCTTGTCCGAAGTACATCAGATACCGTATCAGGAGCGGTTTTGGACATTGACCGGGACAGCAGCCGTACCCTGATGCTGGATCATAATCAGGCCGTGCTGATTGGGTCGGATCTGGCAAAGCAGGGGGGAATCAGGGATCACCTGGATCTGTTCCTGCGGGATGAGGAAACGCGTATGGAAGCACTGATCATGGTGGTGGACGGGCACGCAGAAAAGTTGCTTACCGCCGATACGGGAGAGGACAGGATTTCGGGCGTCTATCTCTGGCGGATGATGGAGAAGCTGTCCCAGACATCTCCTTACTATCATGTACGCCTGAAGGATTTTGTATCCCGGCTGCTGGAGCAGGCCACATCTCCTGTCGCGCCGGTGGTAACACTGACCCGGATGAATGACAAGGACCGGATAAAAATTGTCGGATTGGCAGTGTTCAAGGGAGATCGGGTGATTGGCCGGCTGGACAATCAGAATGTACCGGGATATCTCTGGGCCATGGGGGATGTAAAAAGAGGCAGGTTTAAAACCAGATCCGAATCGGGGACTGCGGAAATAGAGATTACAAATCTGGATTGCAAAAGGGATGTCACACTCCGGGAGGATGGGAGCGTACAGGTAAAGCTGAATGTGGATGCCTCTGCCATTGTTGGTGAGCTGAAGGGATTTCAGGGCTTTACACCGGATGGACTGATGACTTATCTCATGGCGGCTTCCCGGAATGAAATCCGGAATGCCATCGTAAATACGTTTGACATAGTGCGGGATTTGAATTCCGATATTTATGGGATTGGTATGTCCGTATACCGCAAGTATCCCAGGGAGTGGAGAAAAATGAAGAAGCAATGGGACAAAATCTTTCCGGAAACGGAGCTGGATGTGAAAGTCCGGGTGCGGATTCCGTCTACCGGGCAGGTTGTGGAATCGCTGGAGATGGGAGTGGATCAAAATTGA
- a CDS encoding spore germination protein — translation MIRLLFGYIMRKIHFLMNYNRTQHEENRKAHQEDTESKTETGKDLSQNLNTLEAMLSDSSDLKVHSFRTGPDKSLSGALVYFDGMVNNTTLTQAIMRPLMAWNGENTHLPTGKGRGNLLDVLAQEVLNVASACPVQWMEELVSGCLSGHTILLLEDCPGGLDINTEGWEHRQITEPQSETVVRGPREGFTEDLRTNITMLRRKIRSGQLHVEQMNMGEKTRTAVSLLYLKDVADPRVVKTVKTRLDLLDLDSVLESGYLVEYIEDAPFSLFSTVGYSEKPDVIAARVLEGRVAVLVDGTPFVLTAPMLFVESFQTAEDYYARPLYSSLIRLLRFIAYLMTIFLPAVYIALTVFHQELVPTQLLFTFANAREGTPFPASVEVTTMMFTYDILQEAGIRLPRPVGQAISIVGALVMGEAAVEAGLVGAPTVITVALTAVTSFLIPMQNNSTYILRYIMIALASFAGIYGISMGLLSLLIHLASLTSFGVPYFDGLSWTRNLQDSVARMPLWTMTRRPKYIAHGDIKRRHFFVPPRPYSEEEGEEGGPEGDST, via the coding sequence ATGATTCGATTGCTTTTTGGATATATCATGCGAAAGATCCACTTTCTGATGAATTATAACCGGACACAGCACGAAGAGAACCGGAAGGCGCATCAGGAAGACACGGAGAGCAAAACGGAAACCGGGAAAGATCTTTCACAGAATCTCAACACACTGGAAGCCATGCTCAGTGACAGCAGCGATCTGAAAGTCCACTCATTCCGGACCGGGCCGGATAAGAGTCTGTCGGGAGCATTGGTCTATTTCGACGGGATGGTAAACAATACCACTCTGACGCAGGCGATTATGCGTCCTTTAATGGCCTGGAACGGGGAAAACACTCATTTGCCAACGGGGAAAGGACGCGGGAATCTGTTGGATGTGCTTGCTCAGGAAGTGCTGAATGTTGCCAGCGCATGCCCGGTGCAATGGATGGAGGAGCTGGTGTCAGGCTGTTTGTCCGGGCATACCATACTGCTTCTGGAGGATTGCCCCGGCGGCCTGGACATCAATACGGAGGGATGGGAACACCGGCAGATCACCGAACCGCAATCCGAGACGGTGGTGCGAGGTCCGCGGGAAGGGTTTACGGAGGATCTGCGTACCAATATCACCATGCTCCGGCGTAAAATCCGCAGCGGACAGCTTCACGTTGAGCAGATGAACATGGGAGAAAAAACCCGAACCGCCGTAAGCCTGCTGTATCTGAAGGATGTCGCCGATCCCCGGGTAGTGAAGACGGTAAAGACCCGTCTGGACCTCCTGGATCTGGATTCCGTCCTGGAATCGGGATATCTGGTGGAATATATCGAAGACGCGCCTTTCTCCCTGTTTTCCACCGTGGGTTACAGTGAAAAACCGGATGTCATTGCGGCGCGGGTTCTGGAAGGACGTGTGGCCGTTCTGGTGGATGGTACGCCTTTTGTTTTGACGGCGCCGATGCTGTTTGTGGAAAGTTTCCAGACAGCAGAAGATTATTATGCCAGGCCGCTGTATTCCAGTCTGATCCGGCTGCTGCGCTTTATCGCCTATCTCATGACAATATTCCTACCCGCCGTTTATATTGCCCTTACCGTCTTTCATCAGGAACTGGTCCCTACCCAGCTCCTGTTTACCTTTGCAAATGCGCGGGAGGGGACCCCCTTTCCTGCCTCTGTTGAGGTAACCACTATGATGTTTACCTATGACATCCTGCAGGAAGCGGGAATCCGTCTTCCCCGCCCGGTTGGTCAGGCCATCAGTATCGTGGGAGCCCTGGTCATGGGGGAGGCCGCTGTGGAAGCGGGCCTGGTGGGGGCTCCCACTGTGATTACCGTGGCGCTTACGGCGGTAACCAGTTTCCTGATTCCCATGCAGAACAACTCCACCTATATTTTACGCTACATCATGATTGCACTTGCATCCTTTGCAGGCATATACGGCATTTCCATGGGACTTCTGAGCCTTTTGATTCATCTGGCTTCGCTTACTTCCTTTGGGGTCCCTTATTTCGACGGGCTGTCCTGGACCCGGAACCTGCAGGATTCGGTAGCCCGCATGCCTCTTTGGACCATGACCCGGCGTCCGAAGTACATTGCCCACGGTGATATCAAAAGGCGCCATTTCTTTGTGCCGCCACGTCCCTATTCAGAGGAAGAAGGGGAAGAGGGCGGTCCGGAGGGGGATTCGACATGA
- a CDS encoding Mrp/NBP35 family ATP-binding protein, translating into MSEKRNQSGEEQSSEHTGRERANADFRVKPNSFSHIKKVIGVVSGKGGVGKSLITSLLAVSMNRAGYKSAVLDADITGPSIPTMFGLKQKATGNDQGILPVPSKTGIEIMSLNLLLKNETDPVIWRGPILSGTVKQFWTEVSWGDIDCMFIDMPPGTGDVVLTVFQSIPVDGLIVVTSPQEMVSMIVSKAVRMAEMMSVPILGLIENMGYITCPDCGRKIKLFGESHIQDIATKHGVDVLASLPVDPGLAAACDEGRIEEFRGDWLNHAVDRLK; encoded by the coding sequence ATGAGTGAGAAACGCAATCAAAGCGGGGAAGAGCAAAGCAGTGAGCATACGGGCAGGGAAAGAGCGAATGCGGATTTTCGGGTGAAGCCGAATTCGTTCAGTCATATCAAAAAAGTCATTGGTGTGGTAAGCGGCAAGGGCGGCGTGGGGAAGTCCCTGATTACATCGCTGCTGGCAGTTTCCATGAATCGGGCGGGCTATAAAAGTGCCGTGCTGGATGCGGACATAACAGGTCCCTCCATTCCCACGATGTTCGGGCTGAAACAAAAAGCCACCGGCAACGATCAGGGTATTTTACCGGTACCAAGTAAAACCGGTATTGAAATCATGTCGCTGAATCTGCTGCTGAAAAATGAAACAGATCCTGTGATCTGGAGGGGGCCGATCCTGTCCGGAACGGTAAAGCAATTCTGGACAGAAGTAAGCTGGGGCGATATCGACTGTATGTTTATTGATATGCCTCCGGGCACAGGCGATGTGGTACTTACGGTTTTCCAGTCCATTCCCGTGGACGGGCTGATCGTAGTGACCTCTCCCCAGGAGATGGTTTCCATGATCGTATCCAAAGCGGTAAGAATGGCGGAAATGATGAGCGTACCGATTCTTGGCCTGATTGAGAACATGGGATACATTACATGTCCGGACTGTGGAAGGAAGATCAAACTGTTCGGTGAAAGTCACATTCAGGATATTGCAACAAAGCATGGAGTGGATGTGCTTGCGAGCCTCCCTGTGGATCCCGGACTGGCTGCGGCCTGTGATGAGGGAAGGATCGAGGAGTTCCGGGGCGACTGGCTGAACCATGCAGTGGACAGGCTGAAGTAA
- the ucpA gene encoding SDR family oxidoreductase UcpA: MSKMDGKIALITGSAMGNGLGIARVLAKYGAKVILADISDQVEDSARQLKDAGHEATAVHIDVSDPDSVQKAVRQTIDKYGRIDALVNNAGVIRLGGLLETTDKMRDFQFDINIKGVWNVTRAVIPSMQKRKYGRIVNMSSVTGVSVADPGECAYATTKAAIMGFTRSVAREFAKDGITCNAILPGYVQTPMADQIARESNAQDPASVTKGIADAVPLGRLATIEEIGELAAFLASNESSYITGTPIVIDGGSTLPETVSVGV; the protein is encoded by the coding sequence ATGAGTAAGATGGATGGAAAAATAGCATTAATCACGGGTTCTGCAATGGGCAACGGTCTTGGAATAGCCAGGGTACTGGCAAAATACGGCGCAAAAGTTATTCTCGCCGATATTTCTGATCAGGTGGAGGATTCTGCCAGGCAGCTGAAAGATGCAGGACATGAGGCAACTGCCGTTCATATAGATGTCAGTGATCCGGATAGCGTTCAAAAGGCAGTTCGTCAAACAATTGACAAATACGGCAGAATTGATGCACTGGTAAACAATGCGGGTGTCATTCGCCTGGGCGGTCTGCTTGAAACGACGGACAAAATGCGCGATTTCCAATTTGATATCAATATCAAGGGTGTCTGGAATGTCACCAGGGCCGTCATTCCTTCCATGCAGAAAAGGAAATACGGACGCATTGTCAATATGTCTTCTGTGACAGGCGTTTCCGTTGCAGATCCCGGTGAATGTGCCTATGCAACGACCAAAGCCGCCATTATGGGCTTTACCCGTTCCGTTGCACGTGAATTTGCCAAAGACGGGATTACCTGCAATGCGATTCTGCCCGGATATGTACAGACTCCGATGGCAGATCAGATTGCACGCGAATCGAATGCACAGGATCCGGCTTCGGTAACAAAGGGAATTGCAGACGCAGTACCGCTGGGTCGGCTTGCGACAATTGAAGAAATTGGCGAGCTGGCCGCTTTTCTTGCATCCAATGAATCCAGCTATATCACAGGAACCCCGATTGTGATTGACGGAGGAAGTACATTGCCGGAAACGGTTTCCGTAGGTGTCTGA
- a CDS encoding transposase — protein sequence MNVFTVLDNIEKCCIESTMGVYNTVVRRLRRLLRSGIFALDSTIVETRPDFPGCGKTKRKKEGRPSDPPEYKYIYGFKVFVLYEIKSRIIVAVKIVPANEDDHKYFLPMIRQGIHNCGKNRIETVIADRGFLDGAQLWELKHRLKIDFIIPAKAGMIIREDAIALRKEYQNKPLAQWVYGKGICQGYGVDGLQSYLEYNPKGVQNNSKTNGTPLNAVVVTMWKGQAVPVEDQIVLLTSLPAEEDAAGIPKRYRLRSLIENGGFRELKQAAYLKRLPRRKGKYAENAAYMHIILCIFAHTLFYAFLGWRKKEAPRQSDGDCLREWRRRESIRDGGKILIIANVKYYAFFDLDEVLDILGVRQKFRIKRNC from the coding sequence ATGAATGTGTTTACAGTATTAGACAATATTGAGAAATGCTGTATCGAAAGCACAATGGGGGTTTACAATACCGTTGTACGAAGACTCAGGAGACTGCTGCGGAGCGGAATATTTGCGTTGGACTCTACAATCGTTGAGACAAGGCCGGATTTTCCGGGGTGTGGGAAGACGAAAAGAAAAAAGGAAGGCCGTCCCAGCGACCCTCCCGAGTACAAATACATATACGGCTTCAAAGTATTCGTGCTGTATGAGATAAAGTCGCGAATCATTGTTGCCGTAAAGATTGTACCAGCAAATGAGGATGATCACAAGTATTTCTTGCCTATGATCAGGCAGGGCATACACAATTGTGGGAAAAACCGCATTGAAACGGTCATTGCGGACCGGGGCTTTCTGGACGGCGCTCAATTATGGGAATTGAAACACAGACTGAAGATTGACTTTATTATCCCGGCAAAGGCAGGCATGATTATCCGTGAAGATGCGATAGCTCTGCGGAAGGAGTATCAGAACAAGCCATTGGCACAGTGGGTTTACGGAAAGGGCATATGCCAGGGTTACGGGGTGGACGGTCTGCAGTCGTATCTTGAGTATAACCCGAAAGGAGTACAGAACAATAGCAAAACAAACGGCACTCCTCTGAATGCTGTGGTCGTCACAATGTGGAAAGGACAGGCCGTGCCTGTGGAAGATCAGATTGTACTGCTGACCAGCCTGCCGGCCGAGGAGGATGCGGCAGGCATTCCAAAAAGATATCGGCTGAGGTCGCTGATCGAAAACGGCGGGTTCCGGGAACTGAAACAGGCGGCATATCTGAAGCGGTTACCCAGAAGGAAGGGCAAGTACGCAGAAAACGCGGCATATATGCATATCATTCTATGCATCTTTGCTCATACGCTTTTCTATGCCTTTCTGGGGTGGCGTAAAAAGGAAGCTCCCAGGCAGTCTGACGGGGACTGCCTGCGGGAATGGAGAAGGCGGGAATCCATAAGGGATGGTGGTAAAATCCTTATCATCGCCAACGTTAAGTACTACGCATTCTTTGATTTAGATGAAGTACTGGATATACTTGGTGTCAGGCAGAAATTCCGGATAAAGAGGAATTGCTGA
- a CDS encoding beta-galactosidase, protein MTKYPPVNGKFPHILHGADYNPEQWKDTPEIWDDDMRMMKLAHCNVVSVGIFSWSSLEPEEGRFTFDWLDNILDKLAENGIRAILATPSGARPAWMSYRYPQVLRVRQNRQRILHGERHNHCYTSPIYREKVQIINRKLAERYKDHPALLVWHVSNEYGGACHCDLCQEAFRAWLKEKYEGDLDKLNRTWWTGFWSHTYTDWSQIQSPARHGEQSLHGLNLDWKRFVTHQTIDFFKNEIVPLKEITPDVPVTTNFMGTFPGLDYWKFARELDVVSWDSYPAWHGEIPDRELGANVGFLHDINRSLKGGKPFMLMESTPSVTNWQPVSKLKRPGMHLLSSLQAVAHGSDTVQYFQWRKSRGAFEKFHGAVVDHYGHEDTRVFRDVTEVGKVLGKLDELVGTTVRPEVAVIYDWENRWAMDDAQGVRREKGYQSTCELHYRAFWNQGIPVDVISEDCDFSGYRLLIAPMLYMVKPGVAKRMEQFVENGGTLVTTYWSGIVDENDLCFLGGFPGPLRRLTGIWSEEIDSLYDGECNFAVPAAGNSLSLKREYRAVEMLDLIHAETAQVLASYKTDFYQGRPALTGNSFGKGKAYYIAFRSDLDFLTDFYTRLVHDLRITKVIDTDLPEGVTAQKRSDGETDYVFLMNFSNTEKTVDLNEDVFRDMLDGTRVEGRLQLSGYGVRVLERKQG, encoded by the coding sequence ATCACAAAGTATCCCCCTGTAAATGGGAAATTTCCTCACATACTGCACGGTGCTGACTACAACCCCGAACAGTGGAAGGACACCCCGGAGATATGGGATGACGATATGCGGATGATGAAGCTGGCTCACTGCAATGTGGTGTCGGTGGGGATTTTTTCATGGTCCAGTCTGGAGCCGGAGGAAGGCCGGTTTACCTTTGACTGGCTGGACAACATCCTGGACAAGCTGGCAGAAAACGGCATCCGTGCCATACTTGCCACTCCCAGCGGCGCACGGCCGGCCTGGATGTCCTATCGTTATCCGCAGGTTCTGCGGGTCCGGCAAAACCGGCAGCGCATTCTGCACGGTGAACGGCACAATCATTGCTATACTTCTCCAATCTATCGGGAAAAGGTTCAGATCATCAACCGAAAACTGGCAGAGCGGTATAAGGATCATCCGGCGCTTCTGGTATGGCATGTTTCCAACGAATACGGAGGTGCATGCCACTGCGATTTGTGCCAGGAAGCCTTCCGGGCATGGCTGAAGGAAAAATACGAAGGAGATCTGGACAAGCTGAACCGGACGTGGTGGACGGGCTTCTGGAGCCATACCTATACGGACTGGTCCCAGATTCAGTCGCCGGCCCGTCATGGGGAACAATCGTTACATGGACTGAATCTGGACTGGAAACGGTTTGTCACGCATCAGACTATTGATTTTTTCAAAAATGAGATTGTTCCTTTGAAGGAAATCACGCCGGATGTTCCGGTTACGACCAATTTCATGGGAACGTTTCCCGGTTTGGATTACTGGAAATTTGCCAGGGAACTGGATGTTGTCTCCTGGGATAGTTATCCCGCATGGCACGGGGAGATACCGGACCGGGAACTGGGCGCCAATGTCGGATTTCTCCACGATATCAATCGTTCCCTGAAAGGCGGCAAACCTTTTATGCTGATGGAAAGCACTCCCAGTGTGACCAACTGGCAGCCCGTTTCCAAGCTGAAACGGCCCGGAATGCATTTGCTTTCCTCTCTCCAGGCAGTTGCCCATGGCTCCGATACGGTGCAGTATTTTCAATGGCGCAAGAGCAGAGGGGCGTTTGAAAAATTCCATGGAGCCGTTGTGGATCACTACGGGCATGAGGACACCCGGGTTTTTCGTGATGTGACAGAGGTTGGCAAGGTACTGGGCAAGCTGGATGAACTGGTCGGTACCACCGTTCGTCCGGAGGTCGCCGTGATTTATGACTGGGAAAACCGATGGGCCATGGACGATGCACAGGGAGTCCGGCGGGAAAAGGGATATCAATCCACCTGTGAACTGCATTACAGGGCATTTTGGAATCAGGGAATCCCTGTGGATGTCATCAGTGAGGATTGCGACTTTTCCGGTTATCGCCTGCTGATTGCCCCCATGCTCTACATGGTAAAGCCCGGTGTGGCAAAACGGATGGAACAATTTGTGGAAAACGGCGGAACTTTGGTGACCACCTATTGGAGCGGGATCGTGGATGAGAATGATCTGTGCTTCCTGGGCGGCTTTCCCGGCCCGCTCCGCAGGCTGACGGGAATCTGGTCGGAGGAAATCGATTCCCTTTATGACGGGGAGTGCAATTTTGCCGTTCCTGCAGCCGGCAATTCCCTGTCCCTGAAAAGGGAGTACCGGGCAGTGGAGATGCTGGATCTGATCCATGCGGAAACGGCGCAGGTGCTGGCTTCCTACAAAACTGATTTCTATCAGGGCAGACCGGCGCTGACGGGTAATTCCTTTGGGAAAGGAAAGGCATACTACATCGCATTCCGCAGTGATTTGGACTTTCTGACGGATTTCTATACCCGGCTGGTTCATGATCTGAGGATCACAAAGGTGATCGACACGGATCTTCCGGAAGGGGTAACTGCACAGAAGCGGAGTGACGGGGAAACGGATTATGTTTTCCTGATGAACTTTTCCAATACGGAGAAGACCGTGGATCTGAACGAAGACGTTTTCCGGGATATGCTGGACGGAACCAGGGTGGAGGGCAGACTGCAGCTTTCGGGCTACGGTGTCCGGGTTCTGGAACGGAAACAGGGATAG
- a CDS encoding polyprenyl synthetase family protein, producing MSRPAEGYRRIAFRNMGIWEKHRGMEEDLDRVDNLIRKTLQSSQRTLKDVVNDLLSAGGKRLRPAVVLLSGRFGRYDVHKLIPLAASVEILHMATLVHDDIIDRSEMRRGKPAVHSRWGVETAVFTGDFLFTRAFDLLNRTISQKNVRYLFQTVRAICEGEVEQFESRYREERSVREYLGRASRKTAMFFALCCRLGASESCCRHETIRHLRKFGLNFGMAFQITDDLLDFAGNGTEMGKPLCSDYREGIYTLPVIYTLQDPDYKHKIVPYIGEKGPDDQDISMVGQLVEESGGMARSRRMAQRFLNRSRDSLAALPDISAREVLWELTDELIRRKS from the coding sequence TTGAGCAGACCGGCTGAAGGGTACAGGAGGATTGCTTTTCGAAATATGGGAATCTGGGAAAAACACCGGGGGATGGAGGAGGATTTGGACAGGGTTGACAATCTGATACGGAAAACCCTGCAGTCCAGTCAGCGGACCCTGAAGGATGTGGTAAACGATCTGCTGTCCGCAGGGGGCAAACGTCTGCGGCCGGCTGTGGTGCTATTGTCCGGCAGATTCGGCAGGTATGACGTACATAAGCTGATTCCCCTTGCCGCTTCAGTTGAGATTCTGCATATGGCGACTCTGGTCCATGACGACATTATTGACAGATCAGAGATGCGCAGGGGAAAGCCCGCGGTCCACAGCCGCTGGGGCGTGGAAACGGCGGTTTTCACCGGCGATTTTTTATTTACCAGGGCATTTGATCTGCTGAACCGAACCATATCCCAAAAGAACGTCCGTTATTTGTTCCAGACCGTCCGGGCAATCTGTGAGGGAGAAGTGGAACAGTTTGAATCAAGATATCGGGAAGAGAGATCGGTAAGGGAGTATCTCGGGCGTGCCTCCCGGAAAACAGCCATGTTCTTTGCCCTTTGCTGCCGGCTGGGCGCATCGGAATCCTGCTGCCGGCACGAAACCATCCGGCATCTGAGAAAGTTCGGCCTGAATTTCGGCATGGCATTTCAAATTACCGATGATCTTCTGGACTTTGCCGGGAATGGAACGGAGATGGGAAAGCCGCTTTGCAGTGACTACCGGGAAGGCATCTATACCCTGCCGGTAATCTATACTCTGCAGGATCCTGACTACAAACATAAAATAGTTCCTTATATCGGGGAAAAAGGCCCGGACGATCAGGACATTTCCATGGTCGGGCAGCTGGTGGAAGAGAGCGGCGGCATGGCCCGGTCCCGGAGGATGGCGCAGCGTTTTCTGAATCGCAGCCGGGACAGTCTGGCTGCTTTGCCGGATATTTCTGCCAGAGAGGTGCTTTGGGAGCTGACCGATGAGCTTATCCGGCGAAAGTCCTGA
- a CDS encoding Gx transporter family protein, giving the protein MKQSRKMVYMALLISQALVLHYLEGFLPPLAPGARLGLANIVSLIALHLFGFREAMAIVLIRSVLGPILGGSPMGILYSLAGGTLSCIVMAVLYSRFNKYFSLPGISVAGAVFHNIGQILTASVVYGTIGILFTYLPVLMLSSVITGNFIGLAAKYIIRFLDRRQLFEQTG; this is encoded by the coding sequence ATGAAGCAAAGCAGGAAAATGGTTTATATGGCTTTACTGATATCGCAGGCGCTGGTTCTGCATTATCTGGAAGGCTTTCTTCCGCCTCTGGCTCCGGGTGCCAGATTGGGGCTGGCCAATATCGTATCCCTGATTGCCCTGCATTTGTTCGGGTTCCGGGAGGCGATGGCCATCGTGTTGATTCGTTCTGTACTGGGACCTATTCTGGGAGGAAGCCCCATGGGGATCCTCTACAGTCTGGCGGGAGGGACGCTTAGCTGTATCGTGATGGCAGTTCTGTATAGCCGCTTTAACAAATACTTCAGCTTGCCGGGCATCAGTGTGGCAGGAGCGGTTTTTCACAATATCGGACAGATTCTGACCGCTTCCGTGGTTTATGGTACCATCGGCATTCTGTTTACTTATCTTCCAGTTTTGATGCTGTCGTCTGTTATCACCGGGAATTTTATCGGACTGGCAGCAAAATACATCATTCGGTTTCTGGACAGAAGACAGCTTTTTGAGCAGACCGGCTGA